A genomic region of Rhodohalobacter sp. SW132 contains the following coding sequences:
- a CDS encoding efflux RND transporter periplasmic adaptor subunit: MKLYRFYGVLLLITGLLLAGCGSDSSNGGGPPDFSQMGGGGQATSVEVIPVETSSISDQIRSFGTIRAQDVVNINPQVSNRVLRIHADLGDTVSQGDLLAKIYDVPFRDAYEQAQAQYRQSRIAFERDSTQFSRQERLFETGAISSSEFEEARATLSTSRSQLEAAEASLTNSREDLANTEVRSPVNGVVLSRSIAEGDIASTGETAFEIANLIGYETRLHLPMQDWEDISVGLPVELRMSNRQQTIAEGVISRISPQLNPETGLGEVVVSLIDASSSVRQGVLAESRITLETRENTIIIPRSAMIENVETYIEPETNTVELRRNYSVFVAQGDTVATRKELILGLEQGERVEVLSGLEEGESLIITGQSALREGGRVRIAGQQQSGPDRSGEIEMMEQAEGGERGQGQRQTNSDSNSN; this comes from the coding sequence TTGAAACTCTACAGATTTTACGGTGTACTGCTACTCATCACAGGACTTCTGCTTGCCGGCTGCGGTTCAGATTCATCAAACGGTGGCGGACCGCCGGATTTTTCACAGATGGGAGGCGGGGGACAGGCGACCAGCGTTGAGGTTATTCCCGTTGAAACATCATCCATCAGTGATCAGATACGATCGTTTGGAACCATTCGCGCCCAGGATGTTGTAAATATCAACCCACAGGTGAGTAACCGGGTACTTCGCATCCACGCTGATCTCGGGGATACGGTTTCACAGGGCGATCTTCTCGCAAAAATTTATGATGTTCCCTTCCGCGATGCATACGAGCAGGCCCAGGCGCAGTACAGGCAGAGCAGAATTGCTTTTGAAAGGGACAGTACACAATTTTCACGTCAGGAGCGTCTGTTCGAAACGGGGGCTATCAGCTCATCAGAATTTGAAGAAGCCCGGGCTACATTAAGTACCAGCCGCTCTCAGCTTGAAGCCGCTGAAGCATCACTCACCAATTCTCGTGAAGACCTCGCTAATACGGAAGTTCGCAGCCCGGTGAACGGTGTAGTGCTGAGCCGGTCAATTGCCGAAGGGGATATTGCATCCACCGGGGAAACAGCATTCGAAATTGCCAATTTAATTGGATATGAAACACGATTGCATCTCCCGATGCAGGATTGGGAAGATATTTCGGTAGGCCTTCCCGTTGAGCTTCGCATGAGCAACCGGCAGCAGACCATCGCTGAGGGAGTTATTTCAAGAATCAGTCCGCAGCTTAACCCCGAAACAGGTCTCGGCGAGGTGGTTGTCAGCCTTATAGATGCTTCATCATCTGTCCGCCAGGGAGTTTTAGCGGAATCCAGAATTACACTCGAGACCCGGGAAAATACCATCATCATTCCGCGATCAGCTATGATCGAAAATGTTGAAACCTACATCGAACCGGAAACCAACACAGTAGAACTGCGCAGAAATTACTCGGTATTTGTTGCCCAGGGCGATACGGTTGCAACCCGGAAAGAGCTGATATTAGGTCTGGAACAAGGAGAGCGTGTTGAGGTGCTTTCAGGACTTGAAGAGGGTGAAAGCCTGATCATTACCGGCCAGTCTGCATTGCGCGAGGGCGGAAGGGTTCGAATTGCGGGTCAGCAGCAATCCGGGCCAGACCGTAGTGGAGAAATCGAAATGATGGAGCAGGCTGAAGGCGGTGAACGCGGTCAGGGTCAGCGACAGACAAACAGCGATTCAAACAGCAACTAA
- a CDS encoding efflux RND transporter permease subunit, which yields MQEIFRRKYLISLSYMAIAIVGVVAWMNIPLEMAPDLRLPSVTVNYNWGTTSPEVVEQEITRRVESVATRLRNVDQIRSVSNEGRSQVTITFEKDTPVEFRILELQEYLFGLSNELPPQVRQPRINRSIPQELQEQETFMAYSISGDRSKRELYRLAEEQIRLRLLGYPGLADVEIRGAEDPALTLRFNSPMLERHGLRSEQIMQEVSERLNWRSSGFIEQSGSRMSMLIPPEFNSVEDIRAMKIRIPNSHRQVSLDALAYVNIEDYPVKSLKRLNGNPALSMTFVRESGSDAIRLAERIRSEVEQIQALLPADVTLQLERDSTEDLRRQFGDLQFQSMFSLLSVFLILLLFIRRFRAPFVILGSIIFSLMMSLGFLFFMNYTLNVLTLAGLTVALGMIIDNAVVVFEQLNPKLPRTLSDRLRHVREELPYTLVPVFGSTLTTVGIFIPLFFAMEELQLFLVPLAIALTSTLISSVIVALTWIPYSLIWLVPSSAEKQERSLKRKMSRALNRLLVRLFYYRHKARWIFYILLIAVFGIPIFTIDEPDWEDTSWPEFTRAYFDNRSDIDPKVGGLTYKFFNETYFGTPWGRSQGESIFINIRTPQGTPMEEIDKMARNFETLARPYAHAFEYFETNISEFSGAQMRFYIKDEYLFQGEPYEFYGAAQFLAARTGNSGISVSGLGDGYSSGFGGGSMGRRVSLRGFSYDELLLLAEDIAARMKRNPRVQEVDIHATGGWQRSEMFQYVLDFDDEKLTLRELDRRAVMDAIQLDANPENIRGRVDMNGERLYLMGLSQAQSNYEEDFLNRARRSDQIFFTVDDIASLTRERTMSQIIREDQSYQRTLSIDFLGPPRLATNYIESVLDEVPVPVGASIQFGGGFFSWGQSDQLHNYLLLLFLTILSVWMIVSALLESWRDPLVVILAIPLSFIGVMMGALYHDINFDQGAIAGTLLAVGVVVNNSILLIHEKQRCRSLNIHGLRSWVRVYRNKMRTVMITSLTTIGGLIPLVVIGTNEFWNDLATVVIWGLGVSLTLIILLMGVWEKVEEKRSEILGERAEAIDS from the coding sequence ATGCAAGAAATCTTCCGCCGAAAATATCTCATTTCACTCAGCTACATGGCGATTGCCATTGTGGGAGTGGTGGCGTGGATGAATATTCCGCTGGAGATGGCCCCTGATCTTCGTCTTCCTTCGGTGACGGTGAACTATAACTGGGGTACCACAAGTCCGGAAGTGGTGGAGCAGGAGATCACCCGGCGAGTGGAATCGGTGGCTACCCGGCTGAGAAATGTGGATCAGATACGTTCAGTCTCGAATGAAGGCCGTTCACAGGTTACCATCACATTTGAGAAAGATACGCCTGTAGAATTCAGAATTCTTGAGCTTCAGGAATACCTGTTTGGATTATCTAATGAACTGCCGCCGCAGGTTCGTCAGCCCCGCATCAACCGGTCGATCCCCCAGGAACTGCAGGAGCAGGAGACTTTTATGGCCTACTCCATCAGCGGGGATCGCAGTAAAAGGGAACTTTACAGGCTGGCTGAAGAACAAATCCGCCTCCGGCTGCTGGGATATCCCGGCCTGGCGGATGTAGAAATCCGGGGAGCAGAAGATCCGGCACTGACACTCCGCTTTAACTCACCGATGCTTGAGCGACACGGGTTGCGGTCGGAACAGATCATGCAGGAAGTGAGCGAACGGCTAAACTGGCGTTCCAGCGGTTTCATTGAGCAGAGCGGGTCGAGAATGAGCATGCTCATTCCGCCTGAATTCAACTCCGTTGAGGATATACGGGCGATGAAAATCCGGATTCCAAACAGTCACCGGCAGGTCAGCCTGGACGCACTGGCATATGTAAATATCGAAGATTACCCGGTGAAAAGCCTCAAACGGCTGAACGGAAACCCGGCGCTTAGCATGACCTTCGTACGCGAAAGCGGCTCCGATGCAATCCGTCTTGCCGAACGAATCCGGTCGGAAGTAGAACAGATTCAGGCGCTTCTTCCGGCGGACGTAACCCTGCAGCTCGAACGGGATTCCACCGAAGATCTGCGCCGTCAGTTTGGTGACCTGCAGTTTCAGTCCATGTTCAGCCTGCTTTCGGTTTTTTTGATCCTGCTGCTATTCATTCGACGGTTCCGCGCCCCGTTTGTAATTCTCGGCAGCATCATCTTTTCCCTGATGATGAGCCTCGGGTTTCTCTTTTTCATGAACTACACGCTGAACGTGCTCACCCTGGCAGGTCTCACCGTTGCCCTGGGAATGATCATCGATAATGCGGTCGTTGTTTTTGAGCAGCTCAATCCAAAACTGCCGCGCACGCTATCGGACCGGCTGCGGCATGTAAGAGAGGAACTTCCCTACACGCTCGTTCCGGTATTTGGCAGTACGTTAACTACGGTGGGAATATTCATCCCGCTCTTTTTCGCAATGGAGGAGCTGCAGCTTTTCCTGGTCCCGCTGGCCATCGCGCTTACCTCCACGCTGATCTCATCCGTAATCGTTGCCCTTACCTGGATTCCCTATTCACTCATCTGGCTGGTGCCATCATCAGCGGAAAAACAGGAGCGATCACTTAAGAGAAAGATGAGCCGTGCGCTCAACCGGCTCCTGGTTCGGCTGTTCTACTATCGCCACAAAGCGCGATGGATTTTCTACATATTGCTGATTGCGGTCTTTGGAATCCCGATTTTCACGATTGATGAACCTGACTGGGAGGATACATCCTGGCCGGAATTTACCCGCGCCTATTTCGATAACCGGAGTGATATCGACCCGAAAGTCGGCGGCCTGACCTATAAATTCTTCAACGAAACCTATTTTGGAACACCCTGGGGCCGTAGCCAGGGCGAGAGTATCTTCATCAACATCCGCACCCCGCAGGGGACTCCGATGGAGGAGATCGACAAGATGGCTCGAAATTTTGAGACGCTCGCCCGACCGTATGCGCACGCGTTTGAGTATTTTGAGACCAATATCTCAGAATTCTCTGGTGCGCAGATGCGATTCTATATCAAAGATGAGTACCTGTTTCAGGGTGAACCGTACGAATTCTACGGAGCTGCCCAGTTTCTCGCAGCGCGGACCGGAAATTCCGGTATTTCAGTGAGCGGACTTGGCGATGGGTATAGTTCCGGTTTTGGTGGAGGATCCATGGGCAGACGCGTAAGCCTGAGAGGTTTTTCGTATGATGAACTTCTGCTTCTGGCGGAAGATATCGCCGCGCGCATGAAGCGAAATCCCCGGGTTCAGGAGGTGGATATCCACGCTACAGGGGGATGGCAAAGGAGTGAGATGTTCCAGTATGTGCTCGATTTTGATGATGAAAAACTCACTCTTAGAGAGCTTGACCGCCGTGCCGTTATGGATGCCATTCAGCTTGATGCCAACCCGGAAAACATTCGCGGCCGCGTGGATATGAATGGTGAGAGGCTCTACCTGATGGGGCTCAGCCAGGCGCAAAGTAACTACGAGGAGGATTTTCTGAACCGTGCCCGTCGGAGCGATCAGATCTTTTTCACAGTAGATGATATCGCATCTCTTACCCGCGAAAGAACGATGTCGCAGATTATCAGGGAAGATCAATCGTATCAGCGCACGCTTTCTATCGATTTCCTCGGACCGCCCCGCCTGGCTACAAATTACATTGAATCAGTACTGGATGAAGTGCCGGTTCCCGTAGGCGCATCGATCCAGTTTGGAGGTGGTTTTTTCTCGTGGGGACAAAGTGATCAGCTTCACAACTATTTGCTTCTTCTGTTTTTAACCATCCTGAGCGTATGGATGATTGTATCGGCACTGCTTGAGAGCTGGCGTGATCCGCTGGTGGTGATCCTGGCCATTCCGCTCAGTTTTATTGGTGTGATGATGGGGGCGCTCTACCACGATATCAACTTTGACCAGGGAGCGATCGCCGGAACGTTGCTTGCGGTGGGTGTTGTGGTGAATAACTCCATTCTGCTGATACACGAAAAACAACGCTGCCGGTCGCTGAACATCCACGGCCTGAGAAGCTGGGTGCGGGTCTACCGAAACAAAATGCGCACGGTGATGATCACCTCACTTACCACGATCGGCGGACTCATCCCGCTGGTGGTCATCGGCACCAACGAATTCTGGAACGACCTGGCCACGGTAGTCATCTGGGGGCTTGGTGTGAGTTTGACGCTGATTATTCTGCTGATGGGGGTGTGGGAGAAGGTGGAGGAGAAAAGGTCAGAGATTTTAGGTGAGAGAGCGGAGGCAATCGATTCCTGA
- a CDS encoding four helix bundle protein, protein MLKLNHKKLSVWKKSLELVKEIYLLTRKFPIEEKYVLMSQLRRAAISVPSNISEGSARKSKVERERFFEIARSSLVEIDTQIEISLDLDYLNEKDIEKLGLQANEIFAMLSAMLSPR, encoded by the coding sequence ATGCTAAAATTGAATCATAAAAAACTATCGGTTTGGAAGAAGAGTCTTGAACTCGTTAAAGAGATTTATCTGTTAACAAGAAAGTTTCCCATAGAAGAGAAATATGTACTTATGAGTCAGCTTCGGAGAGCGGCTATTTCAGTTCCATCGAATATTTCTGAAGGATCAGCACGTAAATCTAAAGTTGAGCGGGAGAGATTTTTTGAAATCGCAAGATCTTCTCTGGTTGAAATCGATACACAAATTGAAATCAGTCTCGATCTGGACTATCTGAATGAAAAGGATATAGAAAAGCTGGGCCTTCAGGCAAACGAAATATTTGCCATGTTATCCGCTATGCTATCGCCCAGATAA
- a CDS encoding energy transducer TonB → MVISIGIFSGCGSSGSFNSEDGFVPESELTVEELEALRSQVVDRDSVDTLPVVAGGRMGLLGGIDYPEKARNAGAEGTVIIDFIVDLEGNARDLVVRESVGHGLDEESIRMIKATRFNPARKNGEPVVVRHSMPIQFSLP, encoded by the coding sequence ATGGTAATTTCGATCGGAATTTTTTCCGGTTGCGGAAGTTCCGGCTCGTTCAATTCTGAGGATGGATTTGTCCCTGAAAGTGAACTGACAGTAGAAGAATTGGAGGCTCTGCGCAGCCAGGTAGTTGACCGTGACTCTGTGGACACTTTACCTGTTGTTGCAGGCGGAAGGATGGGTTTGCTTGGAGGAATTGATTACCCTGAAAAAGCCAGAAATGCAGGAGCAGAAGGGACGGTGATCATCGATTTTATAGTGGATCTCGAAGGAAATGCCAGGGACCTGGTCGTACGTGAAAGTGTAGGGCACGGGCTGGATGAAGAGTCAATCCGTATGATTAAAGCCACAAGATTCAACCCGGCACGAAAAAACGGCGAACCGGTTGTGGTTCGTCATTCGATGCCTATTCAGTTTAGTTTGCCTTAG
- a CDS encoding efflux RND transporter periplasmic adaptor subunit produces MFLIPACSPDDDPERPEADDSVEILPDVIFSVADDRDLHIYIESQGLVEASREIVIRPRISGFVEQTLLEDGARIQQGSTLLQFDDEEWQYQLQQAENEFETATVAYDIESRQRQARSGNSGEPRDDRMVRISTGLADAESALNRAKLDLSYTTVKAPFSGHISVPERITEGAYLQAGTELGRLIDDSTVLVRLDVLESELNRLSEGMEAELVSPAGIRKEGVVRAISPVVDAESKTGKVVVEVENNDRSLRPGMTVEGRIQIEAHSGIARVPRSAILERDGGRTLLFKLNGETVEWVYVEPVIATSDWAILNHEDVAPGDTLAVDRHFALSHQQKVRPRMAGQIVREDVEE; encoded by the coding sequence TTGTTTTTAATCCCCGCGTGCTCACCCGATGATGATCCCGAGAGGCCCGAGGCGGATGATAGTGTTGAAATTTTGCCTGATGTGATCTTCTCTGTGGCGGATGATCGCGATCTGCATATCTACATTGAAAGTCAGGGTTTAGTGGAGGCGAGCCGGGAAATTGTGATTCGTCCGAGAATCAGCGGGTTTGTGGAGCAGACGTTATTGGAAGATGGGGCGCGGATTCAACAGGGAAGTACCTTGCTCCAGTTTGATGACGAGGAGTGGCAGTATCAGCTTCAGCAGGCCGAAAATGAATTTGAAACCGCAACGGTGGCCTATGATATTGAATCCCGGCAGCGACAGGCCCGGAGCGGTAACAGCGGGGAGCCACGGGATGACCGGATGGTTCGTATCAGTACGGGACTTGCAGATGCAGAATCGGCTCTGAACCGTGCCAAACTGGATCTATCCTACACAACCGTGAAAGCCCCGTTCTCGGGACATATTTCGGTTCCTGAGCGAATTACTGAAGGAGCCTATCTACAGGCCGGTACGGAACTGGGTCGGCTGATTGATGATTCCACCGTTCTGGTCCGCCTCGATGTGCTGGAATCGGAACTGAACCGCCTGAGTGAAGGGATGGAAGCAGAACTTGTTTCACCTGCCGGTATTCGGAAAGAGGGGGTAGTCCGCGCGATATCACCTGTAGTGGATGCAGAAAGTAAAACCGGAAAAGTAGTGGTGGAAGTGGAGAATAACGACCGATCGCTGCGTCCCGGTATGACGGTCGAGGGGCGTATTCAGATTGAAGCTCATTCCGGAATTGCCCGGGTTCCGCGTTCTGCCATACTGGAGCGCGATGGCGGAAGAACCTTGCTTTTCAAGCTAAACGGTGAAACCGTGGAATGGGTGTATGTGGAGCCGGTCATCGCAACATCCGACTGGGCGATTTTGAATCATGAAGACGTAGCGCCCGGAGATACCCTGGCCGTAGACCGGCACTTTGCGCTGAGCCATCAGCAAAAAGTTCGTCCCCGCATGGCCGGGCAGATTGTGAGGGAGGATGTTGAGGAGTGA
- a CDS encoding efflux RND transporter permease subunit, translating into MLLNRPITAIILILAAFIFGSLALNELSVDLLPDVDSPNLVVRTDWQGASPREVETRINERLEAVLSTIPGIAEVHGFARQGQSVIYLNFRWGHNMDLAFLNVREKLDQAQYAMPEQASRPQLIFNTTADEPIAVLAITSKDRPNDEFDTRLSLKRWAEQVLSRRLEQAEGIAQVVPVGAVEPEVQIRYLPREVDRFGLTLGEVQSLIQQANLFATSGELRDGWYRYSMKIQSRINELDDLENVPLKRLGDGKVLLLSDVAEVRLDETDPTSFAMLEGERVLNLLVKKEYGSNTVEVFDTLLPLLDQMRELHPNIGIEILREDATFIRNAISNLLQTLLIGGILAFFVLFLFLNDIRTPFTIGVAIPVSIFLTFFAMYGSGIQLNIVSLSGLTLGIGLLLDNAIVVLENINRHMPAAPSVKRAAAVGTKEIALAVTASTFTTISVFLPLIFLGGFEGAFFQDQAYTLSISLLASLFVALIILPVLVVQILERRKKKAESGETGQLNTRKFFDNMLTRYESSLQAVLRRPVWMLTFATFLITAAGYAFMMVPKTMLPEDEPSVVNYRVQLPGNTSLNSTSQAAGALKMRIQSAGLGAGNIQMEGGFTDQTNLANLAREGLNKFSVAIPVNGSGEAERAASVMNRFHDDFPDWTVEPVSDTQSWSALIGADQPPVLFRMVGMDRELSDRQSAELQRKISEAGMPVQFRKQYEQEVDTWNLRFRSDRMLQLGISEQEVMRYLESVTRGSFVTDWNRQDERIGIRLLGDQQRIYNPEEIMLRLSSREVPLRYIADIERAKEPEQLERVDQTPVLSFVADWDLTDWWWNRSKTEDAVNDFMRSTGTEVQIAGNALMVQKLMTDMGKLLALSILLIYIILAIQFENLKYPLIIIAAVPFAWVGSLLAMYLTGTGLNAMSFMGILILTGIAVNDSILKVDFMRRYLTDTGNLKKAIELAGKHRFRPVVMTSVTTILGLVPMLIPFGEGYAFRQSLALALMGGMITSTILTLYIIPVIFGRVERNHTFEVKGSEK; encoded by the coding sequence ATGCTGCTGAATCGCCCCATTACGGCTATTATTTTGATCCTGGCAGCGTTTATTTTCGGGAGCCTCGCACTGAACGAGCTTTCTGTGGATCTGCTGCCCGATGTGGACTCGCCCAACCTGGTGGTGCGGACCGACTGGCAGGGTGCCTCACCGCGCGAGGTGGAGACGCGCATTAACGAACGGCTGGAGGCGGTACTGAGCACAATCCCCGGAATTGCTGAGGTGCACGGGTTTGCACGTCAGGGACAAAGCGTGATCTACCTGAACTTTCGCTGGGGTCATAACATGGACCTGGCATTCCTGAATGTGCGCGAAAAGCTGGACCAGGCGCAGTATGCCATGCCCGAGCAAGCCTCACGTCCGCAGCTCATCTTCAACACCACGGCCGATGAACCGATCGCCGTTCTTGCCATCACCTCCAAAGATCGTCCGAACGATGAATTTGATACACGCCTCTCCCTTAAACGATGGGCGGAGCAGGTGCTTTCCCGGCGGCTGGAGCAGGCCGAGGGCATTGCACAGGTTGTGCCGGTCGGCGCGGTGGAGCCGGAAGTGCAGATCCGTTACCTGCCGAGGGAGGTCGACCGGTTCGGGCTCACGCTCGGCGAGGTGCAGTCTCTCATTCAGCAGGCCAATCTTTTTGCCACCAGCGGTGAACTGCGGGATGGCTGGTACCGGTACTCCATGAAAATTCAGAGCCGGATAAATGAGCTGGATGACCTGGAGAATGTGCCGCTCAAACGGCTGGGTGATGGTAAAGTTCTGCTGCTGAGCGATGTTGCAGAAGTTCGCCTCGATGAAACCGACCCCACATCATTTGCGATGCTTGAAGGCGAAAGGGTGCTCAATTTACTCGTAAAAAAAGAGTATGGCAGTAACACAGTAGAAGTGTTTGATACGCTTCTGCCGCTGCTCGATCAGATGCGGGAGCTGCACCCCAACATCGGCATAGAAATTCTCCGCGAAGATGCCACGTTTATCCGTAATGCAATATCCAACCTGCTGCAGACTCTGCTGATTGGCGGAATCCTCGCCTTTTTTGTCCTCTTTCTTTTCCTGAACGACATCCGCACACCGTTTACCATCGGGGTGGCGATTCCGGTCTCGATCTTCCTTACGTTTTTTGCGATGTACGGGTCCGGCATTCAGCTCAATATCGTGTCGCTTAGCGGACTCACACTTGGCATCGGCCTGCTGCTGGATAACGCCATTGTGGTGCTGGAAAATATCAACCGTCATATGCCAGCCGCTCCATCGGTAAAACGGGCTGCCGCGGTGGGGACGAAAGAGATCGCTCTTGCGGTGACGGCATCCACATTTACAACGATTTCCGTATTCCTTCCGCTGATCTTCCTGGGTGGATTTGAAGGCGCTTTTTTCCAGGATCAGGCTTATACGCTTTCCATTAGTCTCCTCGCCTCTCTGTTTGTTGCGCTCATCATTTTGCCGGTACTGGTGGTGCAGATCCTGGAGCGGCGAAAGAAAAAAGCGGAATCGGGTGAAACGGGGCAGCTCAATACGCGTAAATTTTTTGATAACATGCTCACCCGTTACGAATCGAGCCTGCAGGCTGTACTTCGCCGCCCGGTCTGGATGCTCACATTCGCCACTTTTCTGATCACAGCTGCGGGATACGCTTTTATGATGGTGCCCAAAACGATGCTTCCCGAGGATGAACCGTCAGTTGTGAATTACAGGGTTCAGCTTCCGGGAAATACATCCCTGAATTCGACGTCACAGGCGGCGGGCGCGCTGAAAATGCGCATTCAGTCGGCCGGTTTGGGTGCAGGTAATATTCAGATGGAGGGTGGTTTCACCGATCAAACCAACCTGGCCAATCTTGCGCGCGAAGGACTCAATAAATTTTCCGTCGCAATTCCCGTAAATGGTTCAGGCGAAGCAGAAAGAGCAGCATCGGTGATGAACCGGTTTCATGATGATTTCCCTGACTGGACCGTGGAGCCGGTCTCCGATACGCAAAGCTGGAGCGCTTTGATCGGGGCGGATCAGCCTCCCGTACTGTTCCGGATGGTAGGCATGGACCGGGAGCTGAGTGACCGGCAGTCTGCAGAGTTACAGCGAAAAATTTCCGAGGCTGGAATGCCGGTGCAATTTCGAAAACAGTATGAGCAGGAGGTGGATACCTGGAACCTGAGATTCAGATCCGACCGGATGCTGCAGCTTGGCATCAGCGAACAGGAGGTGATGCGCTATCTCGAATCGGTCACTCGCGGAAGTTTTGTAACCGACTGGAACCGCCAGGATGAACGAATTGGGATTCGGCTTTTGGGCGATCAGCAGAGAATTTATAATCCCGAAGAGATTATGCTTCGATTATCAAGCCGGGAGGTGCCGCTGCGCTACATCGCCGACATTGAACGGGCAAAAGAGCCGGAACAGCTCGAACGGGTGGATCAGACCCCGGTACTCAGTTTCGTGGCTGACTGGGATCTGACCGACTGGTGGTGGAACCGCTCGAAAACCGAGGATGCGGTGAACGATTTTATGAGAAGCACGGGAACAGAAGTGCAGATCGCTGGCAACGCGCTGATGGTGCAGAAACTGATGACCGATATGGGCAAACTGCTGGCACTCAGTATTCTGCTCATCTACATCATTCTCGCCATACAGTTTGAAAACCTGAAATATCCGCTGATCATTATCGCGGCGGTTCCGTTCGCCTGGGTGGGATCCCTGCTGGCGATGTATCTCACCGGCACCGGCCTTAACGCCATGTCGTTCATGGGGATTTTAATTCTGACCGGTATTGCCGTGAACGACTCCATACTAAAAGTAGATTTTATGCGCCGCTATCTAACCGATACCGGAAATTTGAAAAAAGCGATCGAACTGGCCGGAAAACACCGGTTTCGTCCCGTTGTGATGACCAGTGTAACCACCATTCTCGGCCTGGTCCCGATGCTGATACCATTTGGCGAAGGGTACGCTTTCCGTCAGTCACTCGCATTAGCCCTGATGGGCGGCATGATCACCAGTACGATATTGACGCTGTACATCATCCCGGTGATTTTTGGAAGGGTGGAGCGGAATCATACGTTTGAGGTGAAGGGGAGTGAAAAGTGA
- a CDS encoding 6-bladed beta-propeller → MKLRFPLIYTLLLFVMFGCSGSGEFEPNLSLPDSYFDIHPQFTEINIPVEETIPLSIDDIADEITLISLDSDDESLFGRVSNISVMDSLILIDTDSNVKYFTLNGDYVNTFESLGHGPGEYITIFGWDVDKEGNKMAIADRASIQLFDLDGEYLERLELPSHLFSRTNSIAFLNSENLLIEQDRVQNHYEDGFSPLWNFDLENGEVSPLFSTYADSIYRFRKMYAFMGYLTKPKNQEIHYLSWVDSDNVYAIDQDKNITLRYRLNFGDYTMPAGALYESDRYDILTRNFARAHPIIETEKYRFIAYNLEGNDVNYAIYDIEEMEIIAHQAKTTGLSSDQYPDLTFWPIYADDDGRLICVHEPENEDENYVLSVISLK, encoded by the coding sequence ATGAAACTGAGATTTCCGCTGATTTATACTCTGCTATTATTTGTCATGTTTGGGTGTTCAGGCTCCGGCGAGTTTGAGCCTAATCTTTCCCTGCCAGATAGCTATTTTGACATTCATCCGCAATTCACCGAGATCAATATTCCTGTAGAAGAAACAATACCACTGAGTATCGATGATATTGCAGATGAAATCACTCTTATATCTTTAGATAGCGATGATGAATCACTGTTCGGTCGTGTATCAAACATATCTGTTATGGACTCTTTAATTTTGATCGACACAGACAGTAACGTCAAGTATTTTACCCTTAATGGCGACTATGTCAATACATTTGAAAGTTTAGGACATGGACCGGGTGAATATATTACGATTTTCGGCTGGGACGTGGACAAAGAGGGAAATAAAATGGCAATTGCGGACCGGGCATCCATTCAATTATTTGACTTGGATGGGGAGTATCTGGAGAGATTGGAATTGCCATCTCATTTATTTTCAAGAACAAATAGTATTGCTTTCTTAAATAGTGAGAATTTACTGATAGAACAAGACAGGGTACAAAACCACTACGAAGATGGTTTCAGTCCCCTGTGGAACTTTGATCTTGAGAATGGTGAGGTTAGCCCGTTGTTTAGTACCTATGCAGATTCCATTTACAGGTTCAGGAAGATGTATGCTTTTATGGGATACCTGACCAAACCCAAAAATCAGGAGATTCATTACTTATCCTGGGTGGACTCGGATAATGTGTATGCTATTGATCAGGATAAAAATATCACGCTGCGATACCGTTTGAATTTTGGAGATTATACCATGCCGGCAGGAGCATTATATGAATCAGATCGCTATGATATTTTGACCCGGAATTTTGCTCGTGCCCATCCGATTATTGAAACCGAAAAATACCGGTTTATTGCTTATAACCTGGAAGGTAATGACGTTAATTATGCCATTTATGATATAGAAGAAATGGAAATCATTGCTCACCAGGCCAAAACCACAGGTTTAAGTTCTGATCAATATCCGGACCTGACGTTCTGGCCTATTTATGCAGACGATGACGGACGCCTGATTTGTGTCCATGAACCTGAAAATGAAGATGAAAATTATGTTCTCTCAGTAATTTCTTTGAAGTAG